In Neptuniibacter halophilus, the genomic stretch CCGGTAGCCAAACAGTTCGGATTCGATCAGCCCTTCAGGTATCGCAGCACAGTTTACCGCCACAAACGGGCCGGCACTGCGTCGACTGTCGAGATGAAGAGATTTCGCCATCACCTCTTTACCGCTACCGGTTTCACCCTGAATCAGTACCGGCAGTTCGTGGGAAAGCGCACGGCTGCCCATACGCACACCTTTCTGCAGACGCGGGTCCTGCCCGGCCAGATCACCCAGACCGGGTGCCCGGACCGGTTTAGCTTCCGCCTTCGTCCGGGTTCGTTTAATTGGTTTATCCAGCTCCACCGGCAGGGAACGGGGAAAATGTAACAGCTCACAGGCAAAGTCAGCACTGCGGGTATGTAACTGACCACGCCCTTTCCGGTGCAGATCGGTCAGCAGAACCTCAGGCCTGACACCAAACAGCTCTTCAAGGTTTTTACCCAGTAGCTGCGGCCGCTTACGTCCGAGTAACTGGCAGATCTGTTCGTTCGCTGCGATCACTGTGCCATCGGATTCCAGCGCGATCAGCCCCTGCCATGAGGAGCGCAGGTATTCGGGCCGGGTATGTACGCTGAGCACGATATGTTGCTGAAACTGCCCGGAAAACATCCGATTTTCGATGGAGCGCACCGCCTGCTGCACCAGACTGAGGTTGGGCGGCAGGATTCGGTTATCGGTTGGCGACGTCAGATCCAGCACCCCCACCAGCTCACCCTGAGCATCACTGATCGGAGCCGAGCAGCAGGAAAGATAACCCACCTGATCAAGGAAGTGCTCACGCCCGGTAATCATGACCGGGCTTCGCTCTACCAGCGCCGTGCCCACCGCATTGGTTCCGCGTACCTGCTCGCTCCAGTTAGCCCCCGGCTCCAGCGCGTAACGGGTGGCGGAATCCAGATGCCGCTTGTCCCCTTTCACGCCGAGAATCGTGGCGTCTGCATCTGCCAGCATCACCAGACCACCCTCGGCGGCGAAATAATCCACCAACTGGCTGATCTCCGGATGTGCGGATTCGATCAACCCGCTGTGACGTTCTTTCAGATCCGCCACCCGATCTTTGGAAAGGTTTTCCAGATCAAGCGGCGCTTTATAACTCAGGCCCGCGTCGATACTTCGCTGCCAGGAATCCTCAATCTCACTGCGCAGTACCCCGCTGGGGACCTCACCCTGTCGCAGGAACTGCCGGCGTGCATCCTCCACGCTCAGTTCCGCTGTCTGTCCTAATGCCATTGTGCGGGCCTCTTGTTATTGTTGTGGGGTCTTTGCGCCCCTGCCGCTGCATAAAAATAAGTATATGTACTTATTTACCTTATGACTGCTCAAGATTCAATCAACCTTGTTTCATACTATAGAACGAAAAAAGCCACGGTACTGGAAACAGCGACCGTGGCAAAAACAGCGGAGAAAGACAGATAGGGGTTCCGCCAGTGTTGAAGAGAGAGGAAACGACTGACTCTTCAGTGCGCTTAATAGAAGTACATCAGTACCGCCTGCATATAGAGGTTGGTGTCATCGTTACCCTGATTGGCAATCACAGCACTGCCATCCGGGTTGTAGATACCCACCATCGGACTGAAGACCCAGTTATCGTTAATTGTCCACAGTGCGTACAGATCCACCTCGGTTCCGGACAGATCCGCTGCATCATCTTCTTTACCAAAGTCCCAGTATTGCGCACCCAGTGTCAGATCTTCACGGGGCTGCAAGGTCAGCTCCAGACGGTTAACCGTGTTGCCTGAGTTGGCCGGGCCTGCATAGTTTGATGCAACTTCACCCTGAAACCAGGTACCGAAACCACGGGTGAAACCGAAGAACAACGGATCGAATGCTTCATTATCGGTGGTAGCGCTGTCATCCCCGGAGAATTCGGCATAACGGTAGTTCAGGTTAGGCGTCCAGGGCAGATCCGCAAAGGTCCAGCCCGCTTCCACATACCAGGCATTACCTTTGTTCTTAACACTGGTATCGCCACCGCTCTGATCAACGTATTCAAAGGAGAGAAAGAGGTTTTCCACACCCAGACTGCCCTGACCCCGCAGACTGACCACATCCATGCCGTCGCGCTGATCCCAGAGTCCCAGCCCGGTACCGGCCTCAACATCGAGCACTTTCAGATAGCTCAGACCCAGCGTGCCTTTAGCATCATCCACCAGCTCCAGATTGATACCCCCCAGCTCTGTATCCTGATGGTAGGGGTTGTCGGATTGCAGCCAGAACAGATCACCGCGCAGCGGGCCTTCCGGGTCCAGACGCAGGATTGCGGTGTTATCAAAACTCTTCTGACCCGCCAGATAATAAGCACCGCCACGGTTCACACCCGCATCCGGCAGGCCCAGGTTATCGAGATTACCCAGACTGATCGCATCGCCGGCAATCAGGAAACCATCGCCGAGCATAAAATTCTGCCGGCCCACCGAGAGATCCAGCAGACCGGATTCACTCTGCCAGCCGACAAAGGCATTCTCCAGCCTGAACTCACGCTCATCACCGTTGGTATAACCGCCCGCATCGCCATCGCCCCAGGTACCGAGACCGATAACCCCCAGACCACCATAAACGCTGCCGCCGGTGAGGCTCTGGCGTCCTACCAGATCGGCTTTGATGTAAGCTTCCTGCCAGTCATTACCCCCCTGAGTGCCAATGTAATTTTCATCCGTAGAGAACAGTCCGGCCATGGCCTCGACATTAAACTCCACGCTTTTACCATCCTGATTATGGATCTCTGCTGCCTGTGCCTGCAGGGCGCTGCCCAGCAATAGCGCCCCGGCCAGGGCAGGTTTAACGTATGCGTGATGTGGTTTTTTCATTGTTATTTTCCATTTTCAATCGCAGTTAGTCGGCTTTTCTTTGGCAAAAGCCGGCCCGGGGCGGTGCCATCAGGCACCACCGGAAGGGCTCAGTTTTTAAGGGTTTAAAAGAGGGGTTAGCGGATAAACACCTGCGCCGTCGTGGTCGACATATCGCCGCCCGGCAGGGTGATGGTGTCGAGACGCTCAAGGCTGTCGGCGTCAAACACCGCTACGTGATTGTAAGTACCCGCCAGATAGATCTTACTGCCGTCATGGTTGACGGTGATGCAGTAGTAGGAGTGATCCAGTTCGGCAGCTTTCAGCAAAGTCTGCTTCTCGATATCGTACTTCGCCAGACGGTTCAGCACCCCGTACATGATGTTGGAATCTTTCGGCGAACGGGTGCCGGTAAAGTAGATCTCGGTGATCGGTCCGAAGTCACGGGTTTCAGTGGCCCCGGTCTGCAGGTTGATGTTGAAGTAACCGTAGATCCAGTCTGCCGTATTCAGGTCTTCAGAACCTTCCTGAAAACGCGCCGTAGTGTAGAGAATGGTAAAGTCCTCAGTCGGCGTCTGCACCGCCCAGACGTTCAGCACGTCTGGCTGCACATAGCGTTCACGCTGCCAGTTACGGCTGGGCACTGCCACTTCGTACTCACCGGTATTCACATCCATTTTGTAGATGTCCGCACCGGCCATATACAGCCCACCATCTTTACCCACCTGCATCGCCGTCACGATCCGGGGGGATGGCAGCATACGAACCGGCTTGGCGTTTTTGCCTGCGCTGGTGTCGTAGACCGCCAGCCGGGTTGGCTGCACCCGGTAATGATCACGTTCCAGAATGGTTGGGTTCTGCACCGCATACAGCTCTTTGCCATCGTAACTCAGGGCAAAGGAGTAGATGGTTTTCGTCCGCTCTTTGGCTGACTGCGCCATGCGGGCATGGAAGCTGACTTCACAACTGTCCAGATCGATACCGTAGATATCTTCATAGCCATTGTTCAGTACATACGCCGTTTTATTATCCGGAGCCATCTGCAATGCCCCCGGCCCGAAACGGCCCGGCATATCGCAGGTTTTGAACAGCTTGTCGGTTTTCAGATCGACCACATGTAACTGGTTCGGGTAGTTTGCCACCACCATATACTCATTACCGGACTGCAGCGTTTTATTTGCTGCCGCCTGCGCCGGAACAGAAGTCAGCGCGGCAAAACCAAACGTCGCGCCGACCAGAGCCGTTGTCATGCTGCGACGAAGTTTATTGTTGTTGTTTTTCATCCTGTGCATCCTTCTGATTAGTCTTTATCTGCCGGGAATACGGTCCCCAGGTTGCGCCAGTTCTCGCCTGATTGATGCGCATCCTTATTCCAGTCCGGATAGGTGTTCATCATGTCCGGCACCTGTGCAGGCCACCAGCAAGGATCAGCGCAGCCATACAGATCGGATTCCATCGGCTGACAGAGGGAGGTAACCGAACCAAAGGCATCGATCTCCCAGCCCGGATCGGTGGTTGCAGTACAGCCGGCGAGGGATGACATCGCCACGACTTCTTCTACCTGGCCTTCACCTACGGCTTTGTCCAGGATGCGTGCTTTATTATTAAGAGGCTTGAGATGTTTCATATCAGTGAGCCCTCCGAGGAGAAATATAACTGTCGATAAAGGCCGGGTTCTCGGCCATGATGCGGCTGTAGACTTCGATACCGAAGTCCACCCAGTCACGCATCAGTTCGCAGTAGTGATAAACGGGATGAGTCGGGTCTTCATAACGGGCGTAGCTTTCGTGGTAACAACCACCGGAACAGAGGTTACGGATCCGGCAACTGGAACAGCCGGTATTGGTGCGATCCAGACGCTGCTCCAGGAATGAACCCAGACGCTCTTTATCCACACCTTCCTGAACCGAACCAAAGGTATCCAGATCGGAACCGGTAAAACGGTGACAGAGATTCAGGCCGCCTTCGTGATCCACCGCCAGCATGGCAACACCTGCACCACAGGGCAGCGCTTTTTTATTGCCCTCATGCAGATCGGTGATCAACTGATGCATATTGGAGAAACCGATATTCCGGTGCTCCAGTGCAGCCTCCAGATACTCCCGCCCCAGCGCCTTCATGTTGCTGAACACTTCGACCAGCTCAGTGTCACTGAGGTTGTAGTAGCTGATATCACCGGACGTTACCGGGGCAAAACCCACTTCGGCAAACCCCAGCTCGTTGAACAGGTGATCCCAGATGCGACGGATATCGGTAATCCCTTTGGTCAGGGTGACCCGCGCTCCGACCGGGCGGGCGTTAAACCGTTCCAGCAGCATCCGTGCCTTACGACTGACCACATCATAAGTTCCCTGACCACCGACAGTGATCCGGTTCTTATCGTGAATCGCCTTCGGCCCGTCCATACTGATAGAGATACCGAAACGATGCTGGTTCAGCCAGTCAACGATCTCCTCTGTCAGCAGGGTGGCATTGGTGGTCATGGTAAAGTCCACCGGCTTACCCAGCTCGGCAAAACGCCGCTCCGAATAGGCCACCACATCCTTGATCAAAGGCAGATTGGACAGCGGCTCCCCGCCAAAGAACACCACGTTGTAGCGGCTCTCGTCGGGGGACTCCTGAATCAGCATTTCGATCGACTGGATCGCAGTGTCCAGCCCCATCTTCTTGCCGGCAGACGGCTTATCCAGATCTTCCTTGTAGCAATAACTGCAGCTCAGGTTACAACCGGTATTAACGTTCAGCACCACCGTATTCAGCGGAAATTCGGTTACCTTCTTCAGGCCGATTTCCGGTGTCAGCGGTGATCCGTCACTGACCAGTTCAAGCGCGATCAGCTCTTTCAGCGTATCCGCAATCTGCTCGGCCGGGAACTGACGCTGCAGTTCCGAAACCAACTGTTCTGCGGTCTGCTGTTCGCTACGCAGGGTTTCGATCAGTTGCAGGGTCAGGCTGTCCAGCTCAAACAAACTGCTGGAGGGGATATGAAACAGCAACTGTTTCGCATCCACTTCCACCAGATGCAGATTCTGTTCAACCAGATTTAATTGGGCGCCCATAGAACAACCCTCCTCACTTATTCTTATTCTCTGGCGGCAACGCCGCCCCGTGATTGGGTGTATCTGTTATGGCAACGGCGGGTTATTCCAACGCTGAACCGTCACGATCAACTGGCCGTCGGCAGTCAGGGCCTGACCCTTCTCATCCACGGTCGCAACCACTTTCAGGTTACCGGCGTTGTTTGTCGACATCCGGCGTTCCGGGTTAGGTCCGGCAGCGGCGGTGGTAAACACCCCGGTTTTCGGATCCATTTTGCCGGTAAATTTCACGTCGTCATCGGCTGCCGCCTGCTCATCAAACGGCTCTACATGCCACGCAGCCGGAACAAAGCCGATGCGCATATCGTCATCGGTACCCGCCTTACCATCGGCACCATTCATCCAGGCTTCGGCCTGGAAGTAAGCGTTGTACTTCGGCGTTGAACCACCATTACCACCGACACGGCCTACACTGAAGTCCGGTACAACCTTAACGCTGCCGATCTGATCAAAGACATTGATCGCGGCACCGTTAGCCTTACCTGCTTTCACCTGACGGCTACCCAACTGAGCATCGTCACTGGCCTGAACCTGAACCACCAGCTTGTTGGTGTCACGGTACAGCACCTGGTTGACTTTCAGCCCTTTACC encodes the following:
- the qhpC gene encoding quinohemoprotein amine dehydrogenase subunit gamma, giving the protein MKHLKPLNNKARILDKAVGEGQVEEVVAMSSLAGCTATTDPGWEIDAFGSVTSLCQPMESDLYGCADPCWWPAQVPDMMNTYPDWNKDAHQSGENWRNLGTVFPADKD
- a CDS encoding alginate export family protein, producing the protein MKKPHHAYVKPALAGALLLGSALQAQAAEIHNQDGKSVEFNVEAMAGLFSTDENYIGTQGGNDWQEAYIKADLVGRQSLTGGSVYGGLGVIGLGTWGDGDAGGYTNGDEREFRLENAFVGWQSESGLLDLSVGRQNFMLGDGFLIAGDAISLGNLDNLGLPDAGVNRGGAYYLAGQKSFDNTAILRLDPEGPLRGDLFWLQSDNPYHQDTELGGINLELVDDAKGTLGLSYLKVLDVEAGTGLGLWDQRDGMDVVSLRGQGSLGVENLFLSFEYVDQSGGDTSVKNKGNAWYVEAGWTFADLPWTPNLNYRYAEFSGDDSATTDNEAFDPLFFGFTRGFGTWFQGEVASNYAGPANSGNTVNRLELTLQPREDLTLGAQYWDFGKEDDAADLSGTEVDLYALWTINDNWVFSPMVGIYNPDGSAVIANQGNDDTNLYMQAVLMYFY
- the peaD gene encoding quinohemoprotein amine dehydrogenase subunit beta → MKNNNNKLRRSMTTALVGATFGFAALTSVPAQAAANKTLQSGNEYMVVANYPNQLHVVDLKTDKLFKTCDMPGRFGPGALQMAPDNKTAYVLNNGYEDIYGIDLDSCEVSFHARMAQSAKERTKTIYSFALSYDGKELYAVQNPTILERDHYRVQPTRLAVYDTSAGKNAKPVRMLPSPRIVTAMQVGKDGGLYMAGADIYKMDVNTGEYEVAVPSRNWQRERYVQPDVLNVWAVQTPTEDFTILYTTARFQEGSEDLNTADWIYGYFNINLQTGATETRDFGPITEIYFTGTRSPKDSNIMYGVLNRLAKYDIEKQTLLKAAELDHSYYCITVNHDGSKIYLAGTYNHVAVFDADSLERLDTITLPGGDMSTTTAQVFIR
- the peaB gene encoding quinohemoprotein amine dehydrogenase maturation protein gives rise to the protein MGAQLNLVEQNLHLVEVDAKQLLFHIPSSSLFELDSLTLQLIETLRSEQQTAEQLVSELQRQFPAEQIADTLKELIALELVSDGSPLTPEIGLKKVTEFPLNTVVLNVNTGCNLSCSYCYKEDLDKPSAGKKMGLDTAIQSIEMLIQESPDESRYNVVFFGGEPLSNLPLIKDVVAYSERRFAELGKPVDFTMTTNATLLTEEIVDWLNQHRFGISISMDGPKAIHDKNRITVGGQGTYDVVSRKARMLLERFNARPVGARVTLTKGITDIRRIWDHLFNELGFAEVGFAPVTSGDISYYNLSDTELVEVFSNMKALGREYLEAALEHRNIGFSNMHQLITDLHEGNKKALPCGAGVAMLAVDHEGGLNLCHRFTGSDLDTFGSVQEGVDKERLGSFLEQRLDRTNTGCSSCRIRNLCSGGCYHESYARYEDPTHPVYHYCELMRDWVDFGIEVYSRIMAENPAFIDSYISPRRAH
- a CDS encoding sigma-54-dependent Fis family transcriptional regulator, with the protein product MALGQTAELSVEDARRQFLRQGEVPSGVLRSEIEDSWQRSIDAGLSYKAPLDLENLSKDRVADLKERHSGLIESAHPEISQLVDYFAAEGGLVMLADADATILGVKGDKRHLDSATRYALEPGANWSEQVRGTNAVGTALVERSPVMITGREHFLDQVGYLSCCSAPISDAQGELVGVLDLTSPTDNRILPPNLSLVQQAVRSIENRMFSGQFQQHIVLSVHTRPEYLRSSWQGLIALESDGTVIAANEQICQLLGRKRPQLLGKNLEELFGVRPEVLLTDLHRKGRGQLHTRSADFACELLHFPRSLPVELDKPIKRTRTKAEAKPVRAPGLGDLAGQDPRLQKGVRMGSRALSHELPVLIQGETGSGKEVMAKSLHLDSRRSAGPFVAVNCAAIPEGLIESELFGYREGAFTGSRKGGMTGRLEQAQGGTLFLDEIGDMPLALQARLLRVLQERTISPLGAGDEVALDIAVICASHRDLKALVAEGKFREDLYYRLNGVCLRLPAFRERADKPQFINQFLQQLVPDGRYLEIAPGLMQQLLDYHWPGNIRQLETTLRVAIAFMEPDESLIDTDHISDDFLEELTTGCSLAPVAPISTAGVNPAGTLKDTELQRVKLVVEQNQGNISAAASALGISRATLYRKLKQLEG